In Sphingobacterium sp. PCS056, the following proteins share a genomic window:
- a CDS encoding GH92 family glycosyl hydrolase: MTKLNKFFVTVCILILLLGRSAVAQENVIWQLGVTDGSSDEFALSPNDFKKFLAYDMGYEDKQFIISKDQTDAIPYVLPGPASEWGGTGPTSGLRTHFLNLYYCLDKSTGQTPYTLEVDLVNSDPKNHPTIQLSINGKNYNYDINGGAGSGDPGVGALGKKKIIIDLDPTLLRQGFNGVTLTVLKGGWVEFDSFRLLGPLTTKLLSDFGALVKQVKLADFESNSQMGRTQQVLIEVLRFYDAQNVKIYIDGKVIFQEKLDQGLSTLEVPISAVSKRKKSICEIYINGKLTDRLQLIREPKRLGGVSDYVNTMIGTAHSRWMIAPGPWMPFSMVKISPDNQNIGWQAGYEPSMESIGTFSHIHEWTMAGLGIFPTSGILETKVGDQYNPDSGYRSRIDKMTERAPLGSYHVKLTDHDIDVDITQTTRASFQRYTFNQSDTGRVMIDLKVNGEYQYQILDYKIKKISDTKIIGYSSQLSENVWSSDAKQDYIVHFAIEFDRPILNFGTWQGDKNKLGQDGEGYHVNEAGMFVEFDVHKEKSVQLRTGISYISIENAEENLREEISKPFNWSFDKIVAHQHEVWNELLGRLQISSTDYLEKEKFYTNMYRALASRNTFSDINGQWRDSREVVRTLSNKHDLALGCDAFWNTFWNLNQFWNLVTPEWSSKWVKSQLAMYDADGWLAKGPAGMEYIPVMVAEHEIPLIVGAYQMGIRDYDVEKAYEAVKKMQVTSPSKFEGGFAGNRDLDVYLKYRYVPSDLGRFSNSMEYSYDDWTVGQFAKSLHRKSDYEYFNDRGTWWKNAIDTVTGYARMKDSNGDWLKDFDPFKSGANHHYVEGNAWQLTFFVPQDLPALSKWIGEDVLLKRLEWGFSESGKWRYNGPNDQYWDYPVVQGNQQSMHFAYIFNYMNKPWLTQKYSRSIAERYYGQGVSNAYLGDEDQGQMSAWYIMTAIGLFQMDGGTRSNPIYEIGSPMFKEVKIKLDNQYGRGSQFLIKANHASKKNIYVQGAILNGKKLNTFYFDASELLKGGELILEMGPQPNKKWGLMKF; encoded by the coding sequence ATGACCAAACTAAATAAATTCTTCGTGACGGTGTGCATACTTATCCTTTTACTAGGACGATCTGCCGTCGCACAGGAAAACGTTATTTGGCAATTGGGTGTTACTGATGGATCGAGTGATGAGTTTGCCCTATCACCAAATGATTTTAAAAAGTTTTTAGCCTATGATATGGGTTATGAAGATAAACAATTCATTATCAGTAAAGATCAGACTGATGCTATACCCTATGTTTTACCTGGACCTGCAAGCGAATGGGGAGGCACTGGGCCAACCTCTGGTTTGCGAACTCATTTCTTAAATTTATATTATTGTTTGGATAAATCAACTGGTCAAACCCCCTATACACTAGAAGTTGATCTTGTCAATTCTGATCCAAAAAATCATCCAACCATTCAACTCTCGATTAATGGGAAAAACTATAATTATGATATTAACGGTGGCGCAGGATCTGGCGACCCTGGAGTAGGCGCTCTGGGTAAGAAGAAAATTATCATCGATCTCGATCCAACTCTATTAAGACAAGGATTTAATGGTGTAACCTTAACAGTCCTGAAAGGAGGTTGGGTTGAATTTGATTCTTTTCGCTTATTGGGACCTTTGACCACGAAACTTCTTAGTGATTTTGGAGCATTGGTAAAACAGGTAAAATTAGCAGATTTTGAATCAAACAGTCAGATGGGTCGGACTCAACAGGTTCTAATTGAAGTATTACGTTTTTATGATGCTCAAAATGTAAAAATATATATTGATGGGAAGGTTATATTTCAAGAAAAACTAGATCAGGGATTATCAACATTAGAGGTGCCCATTTCAGCAGTAAGTAAGCGCAAGAAAAGTATTTGTGAAATTTACATAAATGGAAAATTGACTGATCGTTTGCAACTGATTAGGGAACCAAAGCGTTTAGGTGGAGTATCAGATTATGTGAATACGATGATTGGGACTGCGCATTCACGTTGGATGATTGCCCCTGGTCCATGGATGCCATTTAGTATGGTCAAGATTAGCCCCGATAATCAAAATATAGGCTGGCAGGCCGGATATGAACCATCGATGGAATCGATCGGTACATTTAGTCACATTCACGAGTGGACGATGGCAGGGTTGGGAATATTTCCAACTTCGGGAATATTAGAAACGAAAGTGGGCGATCAGTATAATCCAGATTCTGGATATCGATCTCGAATTGATAAAATGACTGAACGTGCGCCACTAGGATCTTATCATGTGAAGTTGACTGACCATGATATAGATGTTGATATAACACAAACTACCCGTGCAAGTTTTCAGCGCTATACTTTCAATCAATCAGATACCGGACGAGTCATGATCGACCTGAAAGTCAATGGAGAGTATCAATATCAAATTTTAGATTACAAGATAAAAAAAATCTCAGATACTAAAATTATAGGATACAGCAGTCAGCTTTCAGAGAATGTGTGGTCTTCAGATGCCAAGCAGGATTATATCGTTCATTTTGCAATTGAATTTGATCGTCCTATCCTCAATTTTGGGACCTGGCAAGGAGACAAGAATAAGCTTGGACAGGATGGTGAGGGTTATCATGTCAATGAAGCCGGTATGTTTGTCGAATTCGATGTTCATAAGGAAAAATCAGTACAGTTGCGTACCGGTATTTCTTATATAAGCATCGAAAATGCTGAAGAAAACTTACGTGAAGAAATCAGTAAACCATTTAATTGGTCTTTTGATAAGATTGTTGCTCATCAGCATGAAGTCTGGAACGAATTACTCGGTCGATTACAGATATCTTCAACTGACTATCTGGAGAAAGAAAAATTCTATACAAATATGTATCGGGCATTAGCAAGTCGTAATACCTTTAGTGACATCAACGGACAATGGCGCGATTCACGTGAAGTCGTTCGCACGCTGAGCAATAAGCATGATTTAGCTTTAGGTTGTGATGCCTTCTGGAATACCTTTTGGAATCTGAATCAATTTTGGAATCTTGTCACCCCTGAGTGGTCAAGTAAATGGGTTAAGTCACAGCTAGCCATGTATGATGCTGATGGTTGGCTCGCCAAAGGACCCGCTGGTATGGAATACATCCCAGTGATGGTCGCTGAACATGAAATTCCATTAATAGTAGGAGCCTATCAAATGGGCATCCGCGATTATGATGTTGAAAAAGCCTACGAAGCGGTAAAAAAAATGCAAGTTACCAGTCCATCTAAGTTTGAAGGAGGTTTCGCTGGAAACCGCGATTTAGACGTCTATTTGAAATATCGGTATGTTCCCTCAGATTTGGGAAGATTTTCTAATTCAATGGAATATAGTTATGACGATTGGACAGTTGGTCAATTTGCTAAATCACTCCATAGAAAATCTGATTACGAATATTTCAATGATCGGGGCACATGGTGGAAAAATGCCATTGATACGGTAACGGGTTATGCGCGTATGAAAGATTCAAATGGCGATTGGTTAAAAGATTTTGATCCGTTCAAATCGGGAGCAAATCATCACTATGTGGAGGGAAATGCTTGGCAATTGACTTTTTTTGTACCACAGGATCTACCCGCACTTTCAAAATGGATTGGAGAAGATGTCTTATTAAAGCGTTTGGAATGGGGCTTCAGTGAAAGTGGAAAATGGCGATACAATGGTCCAAATGATCAATATTGGGATTATCCTGTTGTCCAAGGTAATCAGCAATCGATGCATTTTGCTTATATTTTTAATTATATGAACAAGCCTTGGTTAACTCAGAAATATAGTCGTTCCATCGCCGAACGTTATTACGGACAAGGAGTGTCTAATGCATATCTAGGAGATGAGGACCAAGGACAAATGAGTGCGTGGTATATCATGACAGCGATTGGTCTATTCCAAATGGACGGGGGCACCCGTAGTAATCCCATTTACGAAATTGGAAGCCCGATGTTTAAAGAAGTGAAAATTAAGTTGGATAATCAATATGGTAGAGGAAGTCAATTTTTGATTAAGGCCAATCATGCTAGCAAGAAAAATATCTATGTACAAGGAGCTATATTGAATGGGAAAAAACTAAATACCTTTTATTTTGATGCTTCAGAATTATTAAAAGGAGGGGAGTTAATTTTAGAAATGGGACCGCAGCCAAATAAGAAATGGGGGCTCATGAAATTTTAA
- a CDS encoding AraC family transcriptional regulator, producing the protein MKPIPAKILEGKENGVFDTKIVTSPYFSTLFHFHEECQINYVVESVGTRMIGDSVESFGHDDLILVGSNIPHVWHNSKEYFISSNHENKAKSITLFFHPDKILDIFSQFGNVKTLADFFQLSKRCMRFKGETKLQIRNLLMELAEETNVLQRLTLLTKILHVLSQTKDYDLLTGAGYTNTYHLKDNDRMDIILKYIFNNFSKEILLEDVADMIHMNKQSFCRYFKSRTQKTFVEFVNEVRIGHACKLLTQEEYRVSNLAYDCGFNSLSNFNKFFKKIKGSTPREYRNKLILS; encoded by the coding sequence ATGAAACCGATTCCTGCTAAAATATTAGAGGGTAAAGAAAATGGTGTATTTGATACAAAAATTGTCACCTCACCTTATTTTTCGACCTTATTTCATTTTCATGAAGAATGTCAGATAAACTATGTTGTCGAGAGTGTGGGCACTAGAATGATCGGAGACAGTGTCGAGAGTTTTGGTCATGATGACCTTATTTTAGTGGGTTCGAATATTCCACATGTCTGGCACAACAGTAAGGAATATTTCATCTCATCTAATCATGAAAATAAGGCCAAATCGATCACACTTTTTTTTCATCCCGATAAAATACTCGATATCTTTTCACAGTTTGGAAATGTCAAGACACTTGCTGATTTTTTTCAACTCAGTAAACGCTGTATGCGATTTAAGGGAGAAACAAAATTACAAATCAGGAATCTTTTAATGGAATTAGCGGAGGAAACAAACGTGTTGCAGAGATTGACATTGCTCACAAAAATACTTCACGTATTGAGTCAAACTAAAGATTATGATTTACTTACTGGTGCGGGTTACACCAATACCTATCACTTAAAAGATAACGATCGGATGGATATCATTTTAAAGTATATTTTCAATAATTTTTCTAAAGAAATCCTATTAGAAGATGTAGCAGATATGATCCATATGAATAAACAATCTTTTTGCCGATATTTCAAAAGCAGAACACAAAAAACATTTGTTGAATTTGTTAATGAAGTTCGCATCGGTCATGCTTGTAAATTACTTACTCAGGAAGAATATAGGGTTAGCAATTTAGCTTATGACTGCGGATTTAATAGTCTATCAAATTTTAACAAATTTTTTAAAAAAATTAAAGGCTCAACACCTCGTGAATATCGTAATAAATTAATATTATCTTAG
- a CDS encoding alpha-L-fucosidase encodes MMKSIIKSKRYSTWAIGKISLLLYMIPILSTAVYGQDKRDLYPLQSDFVDLRFGVMMHFNMGTFTDEEWASPDHDPQKFNPTQLDCNQWADACLAAGMKYAILTTKHHDGFCLWDSKYTDYDVASSPYKKDIVREYVDAFRSRGIKPCLYFSIWDRHNGVENGGQEEEKFVMNQLTELLTNYGEIPQIIFDGWNWKMGHSRISYQRIYDHIKKLQPNCLVSEHNGNSNFQTDLIYYEGPKGVFPPGNNIFASQMALTMTNGWFWHTDSPKNVKSLDYTLDKLQRLEPLYCNFMLNVAPNRNGLFDKEVVDRLAEIGKRWNPNMSRLPLPTQPKTINNYILPAGIIASAGKAVTQPAPPANEGSPIAALLTQTNAEVMIDGCSDEIPDNGGFSAFQTYWKFEPNPSRYLILDLGISKDISKLYYLPARWLGYNGVVTKYRILTSIDGKNYKKINEGKWGKNTNLKISDFLSVKARYVKFEILESIDEAIISEIGVGN; translated from the coding sequence ATGATGAAATCAATTATAAAAAGTAAGCGTTACTCAACATGGGCAATTGGAAAAATTAGTCTTTTGTTATATATGATCCCTATACTTTCGACTGCCGTTTACGGACAAGATAAGCGTGATCTGTATCCCTTACAGTCTGATTTTGTTGATCTACGATTTGGTGTTATGATGCATTTTAATATGGGGACATTTACCGACGAAGAATGGGCATCTCCAGATCATGATCCGCAAAAATTTAATCCTACCCAACTTGACTGTAATCAATGGGCTGATGCATGTCTTGCAGCAGGAATGAAATATGCGATTCTGACAACAAAACATCACGATGGCTTTTGTTTATGGGATTCGAAATATACGGATTACGATGTAGCCAGTAGTCCCTATAAAAAAGATATTGTTAGAGAATATGTAGATGCATTTCGTAGTCGTGGTATAAAGCCTTGTTTGTATTTTTCCATTTGGGATCGGCATAATGGTGTAGAAAATGGAGGACAGGAAGAAGAAAAATTTGTCATGAACCAACTTACGGAATTATTAACAAACTATGGAGAGATTCCACAAATTATCTTTGATGGTTGGAATTGGAAAATGGGTCACAGTAGAATCTCTTATCAGCGTATTTATGACCATATAAAAAAATTGCAACCCAACTGCCTAGTATCAGAACACAATGGAAATAGCAATTTTCAGACGGATCTTATCTATTATGAAGGCCCCAAAGGAGTCTTCCCTCCAGGAAATAATATCTTTGCATCACAGATGGCTCTAACGATGACAAATGGTTGGTTTTGGCATACAGACTCACCTAAGAATGTGAAAAGTCTCGACTATACCCTTGACAAGTTACAGCGTCTAGAGCCATTGTATTGCAATTTTATGCTCAATGTAGCACCTAATCGCAACGGTCTTTTTGATAAAGAGGTGGTTGATCGCTTGGCTGAAATAGGAAAAAGATGGAATCCCAATATGAGTCGATTACCACTACCAACTCAGCCTAAGACTATCAATAACTATATCTTGCCAGCAGGTATCATAGCTTCTGCAGGTAAAGCAGTGACTCAACCAGCACCACCAGCCAATGAAGGATCTCCTATTGCCGCATTACTGACACAGACTAATGCTGAGGTTATGATTGATGGATGCAGCGATGAAATACCAGACAATGGTGGGTTTTCTGCATTCCAGACCTATTGGAAATTTGAGCCAAATCCATCTCGTTATCTTATTCTTGATCTTGGAATCTCCAAAGATATCAGTAAGCTTTATTATCTACCTGCACGATGGTTAGGGTATAATGGAGTGGTGACTAAATATCGTATTCTAACAAGCATAGATGGTAAAAATTATAAAAAGATCAATGAAGGAAAGTGGGGGAAAAATACCAATCTAAAGATTTCAGATTTTCTTTCAGTGAAAGCACGTTATGTGAAATTTGAAATTTTGGAATCTATTGATGAAGCTATTATAAGCGAAATAGGAGTCGGAAATTGA
- a CDS encoding zinc-binding alcohol dehydrogenase family protein, with product MKAIILQEPGKFQYMEKEYPTELKPDEVLLKINKVSICGTDLHAFNGKQPFFTYPRILGHEVSAEIVATGDEVNQFNVGDKCTVEPYRNLVNDQAVHRGKTNCGITLTVLGVHEDGAMQEYITYKASNVHLANGLEDDQISLIEPFAVAAHAVDRANIIDSDTILVIGAGPIGLGIIAIARLFGVKVAVLDLSKFRLDFVKNKFPDVATIVLSDDLEKDIKTYFNGELPTVIFDATGNKNSMENSFNLIAHGGTIIFVGLFVGHVTFDDPNFHRKEITLKASRSARAVDFKKVIQLMKAGLINTDGFITHRIPFDHLIDKFDHLYDPEENLFKAVIDF from the coding sequence ATGAAAGCAATTATATTACAAGAGCCTGGCAAGTTTCAATATATGGAAAAGGAATATCCGACAGAATTGAAACCCGATGAAGTCCTATTGAAAATTAATAAAGTATCCATTTGCGGTACAGATTTGCATGCTTTTAATGGTAAACAACCGTTTTTTACGTATCCCCGAATTTTGGGACACGAAGTGTCTGCTGAAATCGTAGCTACTGGAGATGAAGTTAACCAATTTAATGTAGGAGATAAGTGTACTGTGGAACCCTACCGTAATCTTGTGAATGATCAGGCGGTCCATAGAGGTAAAACTAATTGTGGCATTACGCTAACGGTCTTGGGAGTGCATGAGGATGGAGCTATGCAAGAATATATCACGTATAAAGCGAGTAATGTACACCTTGCGAATGGACTTGAAGATGATCAAATTTCTCTAATTGAACCCTTTGCTGTTGCAGCACATGCAGTCGATCGAGCTAATATCATAGACAGTGATACTATTTTAGTAATTGGTGCAGGACCCATTGGCTTAGGTATTATTGCTATTGCACGCTTATTTGGGGTCAAAGTCGCTGTTTTAGATCTGTCAAAATTTAGACTAGATTTTGTGAAAAATAAATTCCCTGATGTGGCAACCATCGTCTTGTCTGATGATTTGGAAAAAGATATCAAAACATATTTCAATGGCGAACTTCCCACTGTAATATTCGATGCTACGGGAAATAAAAATTCAATGGAAAATTCATTTAACCTCATTGCCCATGGTGGTACGATCATTTTTGTCGGACTTTTTGTTGGACATGTTACCTTTGATGATCCTAATTTCCACAGAAAAGAAATTACATTAAAAGCCAGCCGTTCTGCTCGTGCAGTTGATTTTAAAAAAGTTATTCAACTGATGAAAGCAGGACTTATCAACACGGACGGATTTATTACCCATCGTATCCCATTTGATCATCTTATTGATAAATTTGATCATCTATACGATCCTGAAGAAAATCTTTTTAAAGCTGTCATCGATTTTTAA
- a CDS encoding RagB/SusD family nutrient uptake outer membrane protein has translation MNKLKTLKYALAFSLLSTYSFQSCQKPDTLLEVEPRDRFSDGNVWTDKGAADLFLNDIYKNLPSGNTWTETFDNWSDNSVCGFGWVSSRKQEVLQGMYTPNNLSFGEIGGMYNWGNYNIIRKCNIFIKNIETSPLPEEYKKLRVAEVRVLRAYFYHLLWMAYGGVPIITDVLNSAQQGDDIFRPRNTFDETLAFITKECAEAYADLPATPASGRMSKGSAMVIKGWCELFANKWADAAASNKKIMDELPYDLHPQYGAFFLTKGNESKESIMYKEYIPGSSATGGNIEGIFGPTFTASGAETSWGAVNPTQELVDDYAMDNGKPITDPTSGYNPQDPYKNREKRFYESIVYDGSFWYNDNIFTRQGIGSKNEIDLADKDDATQTGYYLRKRLSDKITLGAPSWDGYTSPQNYSFFRFGEVLLNYAEAQNEAVGPDGSVYAAINRIRKRADIPDLQAGLSKDAMREIIRRERRVELAFEDKRWWDLLRWRIAEVNLNKPMHGIAIKEENGVLKYNKIQVFGLPRKFDASKNYLFPIPQSVIDQNKNLKGHQNPNY, from the coding sequence ATGAATAAATTAAAGACACTAAAATATGCGTTGGCTTTTAGCCTTCTTTCTACATACAGCTTTCAATCTTGTCAAAAACCAGACACACTGCTTGAAGTTGAACCCCGTGATCGATTCTCTGATGGCAACGTCTGGACAGATAAGGGTGCTGCCGACTTATTCTTAAATGATATTTACAAAAACTTACCTTCTGGAAATACATGGACAGAGACTTTTGACAACTGGTCCGACAATTCCGTATGTGGGTTTGGCTGGGTGAGTTCCCGTAAGCAGGAAGTTTTACAAGGAATGTACACCCCAAATAATTTATCTTTCGGCGAAATAGGCGGTATGTACAATTGGGGCAATTACAACATCATCCGAAAATGTAATATATTCATTAAAAATATCGAAACCTCCCCACTCCCAGAAGAGTACAAGAAACTACGTGTCGCTGAAGTAAGGGTATTACGTGCTTATTTTTATCATTTGCTATGGATGGCTTATGGTGGTGTACCAATCATAACAGATGTATTGAATAGTGCACAACAGGGCGACGATATATTTAGACCAAGAAATACTTTTGATGAAACGTTAGCTTTCATCACCAAAGAATGTGCAGAAGCCTATGCCGATCTTCCAGCAACACCAGCCTCTGGACGCATGTCCAAAGGTAGTGCTATGGTCATTAAAGGATGGTGTGAATTGTTTGCTAATAAATGGGCTGATGCCGCCGCAAGCAATAAAAAAATTATGGATGAACTTCCTTATGATCTACATCCTCAATATGGCGCATTCTTCCTGACAAAAGGTAATGAGAGTAAAGAATCCATTATGTATAAGGAATATATCCCTGGATCAAGTGCTACCGGAGGTAATATAGAAGGTATATTTGGCCCTACTTTTACTGCTTCTGGAGCAGAAACCAGTTGGGGAGCAGTCAATCCAACTCAAGAATTAGTTGATGATTATGCTATGGACAATGGTAAACCGATCACGGATCCAACCTCTGGATATAATCCACAAGATCCTTACAAAAACAGAGAAAAACGTTTTTACGAATCCATTGTTTATGATGGTTCATTCTGGTATAATGATAACATCTTTACGCGTCAAGGTATTGGCAGTAAAAATGAGATCGATCTAGCGGATAAAGATGATGCGACACAGACAGGTTATTATTTAAGAAAACGCTTGAGTGACAAAATTACATTAGGAGCTCCAAGCTGGGATGGGTATACCAGTCCGCAAAATTATAGTTTTTTCCGATTTGGAGAGGTATTATTAAATTATGCAGAAGCTCAAAATGAAGCCGTTGGTCCAGACGGATCTGTCTATGCTGCGATCAATAGAATCAGAAAGCGCGCAGACATACCAGATCTTCAAGCGGGACTATCAAAAGATGCCATGCGCGAGATCATTCGCCGTGAACGCAGGGTAGAATTAGCATTCGAAGACAAACGTTGGTGGGATCTCCTCAGATGGCGCATTGCGGAAGTCAATCTGAATAAACCGATGCATGGTATTGCGATCAAAGAAGAAAATGGTGTACTGAAATATAACAAAATCCAAGTATTTGGACTTCCAAGAAAATTTGACGCAAGCAAAAATTACCTATTCCCGATACCTCAATCGGTTATCGATCAAAATAAAAATCTAAAGGGCCATCAAAACCCCAATTATTAG